Proteins encoded in a region of the Haloglomus salinum genome:
- the uvrA gene encoding excinuclease ABC subunit UvrA, protein MTKEYIEVRGAEEHNLKDLDVRIPREEFTVVTGLSGSGKSSLAFETVYAEGQRRYIESLSAYARNFLGQMDKPQVETVEGLSPAISIDQKSAANNPRSTVGTVTELHDYLRLLYARVGTPHCPECGREVGEQSASNMVDRILELPEGTRAKLCAPVVRDQKGAFADLFDELVAEGYSRVEVDGGEYDLAVEKPDLDENYNHTVDVVVDRVKVSPEARSRITDSVETALEEAEGVIKLVLPDPPADIDLGSETRSTGDLADDEDDAADTDDDRLVVTFSEELACTHCGIDLPEIETRSFSFNSPHGACPECEGIGETKEVDPDLVVTDASKPLKDVFEPWSYSRSYYRTRLDAVAEHFEVPLDTPFEALDADVQDAFLYGTDEDVVFKRQTKNGTRRKEKPFEGVIPNLSRRYVETDSEGTRDHIEKYMATTTCPACEGSRLKPESRAVLVADTSLAEVNRLSIGDALDHFEGMEDGMTQRQRTIAEEILKEIRARLGFMDEVGLEYLTLDREAATLSGGESQRIRLATQVGSGLVGVLYVLDEPSIGLHQRDNDKLLDTLEGLRDLGNTLVVVEHDEETMWRADNVIDMGPGPGKRGGEVVVNGDVEDVMSEPRSVTGDYLAGRDAIPVPDERREPDGHIHVSGARQHNLKDLDVDVPLGNFTAITGVSGSGKSTLLHEILYKGLVRRMNDTDVNPGDHDDIEYEGIETVRLIDQSPIGRTPRSNPATYTGVFDHIRELFAETNLAKQRGYAKGRFSFNVKGGRCEGCGGQGTVKIDMNFLSDVYVPCEDCEGARYNDETLDVTYKDATIADVLDMSVEEAYEFFEGHTGIRRRLELLMDVGLDYMRLGQPSTTLSGGEAQRVKLAEELGKKDRGEALYLLDEPTTGLHSADERKLIEVLHRLTDAGNTVVVVEHELDLVKNADTIIDLGPEGGEGGGEVVAQGTPEHVARQDASHTGRYLRDHLDVDLPGPRAERERERAELRERANERVAELRGESDVEAEAAAGDD, encoded by the coding sequence ATGACAAAGGAGTACATCGAGGTCCGCGGCGCGGAGGAGCACAACCTCAAGGACCTCGACGTGCGCATCCCCCGCGAGGAGTTCACGGTCGTCACCGGCCTCTCGGGCTCCGGAAAGTCCTCGCTCGCGTTCGAGACCGTCTACGCGGAGGGGCAGCGACGCTACATCGAGTCGCTGTCAGCCTACGCACGCAACTTCCTCGGCCAGATGGACAAGCCACAGGTCGAGACCGTCGAGGGGCTGTCACCCGCCATCTCCATCGACCAGAAGAGCGCCGCCAACAACCCCCGCTCGACGGTCGGCACCGTCACCGAACTCCACGACTACCTGCGCCTGCTGTACGCCCGCGTCGGCACCCCACACTGCCCCGAGTGTGGCCGCGAGGTGGGCGAGCAGTCCGCCTCGAACATGGTCGACCGCATCCTCGAGCTGCCGGAGGGCACGCGCGCCAAGCTCTGCGCACCGGTCGTCCGCGACCAGAAGGGCGCGTTCGCGGACCTGTTCGACGAACTCGTCGCGGAGGGGTACTCGCGCGTCGAGGTCGACGGCGGGGAGTACGACCTCGCCGTCGAGAAGCCGGACCTCGACGAGAACTACAACCACACCGTCGACGTGGTCGTCGACCGCGTGAAGGTGTCGCCCGAGGCCCGCTCGCGCATCACCGACTCCGTCGAGACCGCCCTGGAGGAGGCCGAGGGCGTCATCAAACTCGTGCTTCCGGACCCACCGGCCGACATCGACCTCGGCAGCGAGACGCGCTCGACCGGCGACCTCGCCGACGACGAGGACGACGCGGCCGACACGGACGACGACCGGCTGGTCGTCACCTTCTCCGAGGAGTTGGCCTGCACACACTGTGGTATCGACCTGCCCGAGATCGAGACGCGCTCGTTCTCGTTCAACTCGCCACACGGCGCCTGCCCGGAGTGTGAGGGCATCGGCGAGACGAAGGAGGTCGACCCGGACCTCGTCGTGACGGACGCCTCGAAACCGCTGAAGGACGTGTTCGAGCCGTGGAGCTACTCGCGGTCCTACTACCGCACGCGACTCGACGCCGTCGCCGAACACTTCGAGGTCCCACTCGACACCCCGTTCGAGGCGCTCGATGCGGACGTGCAGGACGCCTTCCTCTACGGCACGGACGAGGACGTGGTGTTCAAGCGACAGACGAAGAACGGCACCCGGCGCAAGGAGAAGCCGTTCGAGGGCGTCATCCCGAACCTCTCGCGGCGCTACGTCGAGACGGATTCGGAGGGCACCCGCGACCACATCGAGAAGTACATGGCCACCACGACGTGTCCGGCCTGCGAGGGGTCGCGGCTCAAGCCCGAATCCCGCGCAGTGCTGGTCGCGGATACCTCGCTCGCCGAGGTCAACCGACTCAGCATCGGCGACGCGCTGGACCACTTCGAGGGGATGGAGGACGGGATGACCCAGCGCCAGCGCACCATCGCCGAGGAGATACTCAAGGAGATACGGGCACGCCTGGGCTTCATGGACGAGGTCGGGCTGGAGTACCTCACGCTCGACCGCGAGGCCGCCACGCTCTCCGGTGGTGAGAGCCAGCGCATCCGCCTGGCGACGCAGGTCGGCTCCGGCCTCGTCGGCGTGCTGTACGTCCTCGACGAGCCGTCCATCGGCCTCCACCAGCGCGACAACGACAAGCTACTCGACACGCTGGAGGGGCTGCGCGACCTCGGGAACACGCTCGTCGTCGTCGAGCACGACGAGGAGACGATGTGGCGTGCGGACAACGTCATCGACATGGGGCCCGGTCCCGGCAAGCGCGGCGGCGAGGTCGTCGTCAACGGGGACGTCGAGGACGTGATGAGCGAGCCGCGCTCGGTCACCGGCGACTACCTCGCCGGCCGCGATGCCATCCCCGTACCCGACGAGCGCCGGGAGCCAGACGGCCACATCCACGTCTCGGGCGCCCGCCAGCACAACCTGAAGGACCTCGACGTGGACGTGCCGCTGGGCAACTTCACGGCCATCACGGGCGTTTCGGGCTCCGGGAAGTCGACGCTGCTCCACGAAATCCTCTACAAGGGCCTCGTCCGGCGGATGAACGACACGGACGTCAACCCGGGCGACCACGACGACATCGAGTACGAGGGCATCGAGACGGTCCGGCTCATCGACCAGTCGCCCATCGGCCGCACGCCGCGCTCTAATCCGGCGACCTACACGGGCGTCTTCGACCACATCCGCGAGCTGTTCGCCGAGACGAACCTCGCGAAGCAGCGCGGCTACGCGAAGGGTCGCTTCTCGTTCAACGTGAAGGGCGGGCGCTGCGAGGGCTGTGGCGGGCAGGGCACCGTCAAGATAGACATGAACTTCCTCTCGGACGTGTACGTACCCTGCGAGGACTGCGAGGGGGCGCGCTACAACGACGAGACCCTCGACGTCACCTACAAGGACGCCACCATCGCGGACGTGCTGGACATGAGCGTCGAGGAGGCCTACGAGTTCTTCGAGGGCCACACCGGCATCCGCCGGCGGCTCGAGTTGCTGATGGATGTCGGGCTGGACTACATGCGACTCGGCCAGCCCTCCACGACGCTGTCGGGCGGCGAGGCCCAGCGCGTGAAGCTGGCCGAGGAGCTCGGCAAGAAGGACCGCGGCGAGGCCCTGTACCTGCTCGACGAGCCGACGACGGGCCTGCACAGTGCCGACGAGCGCAAGCTCATCGAGGTGCTCCACCGGCTGACCGACGCCGGCAACACGGTCGTCGTCGTCGAGCACGAACTCGACCTCGTGAAGAACGCCGACACCATCATCGACCTCGGGCCGGAGGGCGGCGAGGGCGGCGGCGAGGTCGTCGCGCAGGGCACGCCCGAACACGTCGCCCGGCAGGACGCCTCGCACACGGGCCGCTACCTCCGGGACCACCTCGACGTGGACCTGCCGGGGCCGCGCGCCGAGCGCGAGCGCGAGCGGGCGGAACTGCGCGAGCGCGCCAACGAGCGCGTGGCCGAACTGCGGGGCGAGAGCGATGTCGAAGCGGAGGCCGCGGCCGGCGACGACTGA
- a CDS encoding geranylgeranyl reductase family protein, whose protein sequence is MHDFVVVGCGPAGARFARSAAERGHDVLVLEQGEVGEPLACSGHVSLDIWDYVPDGAREELFQNAIRGARFHLGGADSTAHEFYREGPISNAIDRVGLDRTLAEAAAEAGADVRDHHTVTAVDERQGGVTVTARGPDGTERHEARMVVGADGPRSRVRDECGLPEPDEFLHGVLGFDEAPDAQDFVDVHLTVPRFFAWRIPRGDAGVEYGLAVSPGEDERARFEALCEDYGVTLDRRCSGLIPVGPPKRVTGRRSLLVGDAAAQTKPFTGGGILYGMRAADHAAREVDPDAPGTLGDYERSWRDELRTEQRLGHLVRAGYSVPEPLQRAGLRAFSGEIGVHMDEPSTLFSREQLRALLGR, encoded by the coding sequence ATGCACGACTTCGTCGTCGTCGGCTGCGGGCCCGCGGGCGCCCGGTTCGCCCGGAGCGCCGCCGAGCGGGGCCACGACGTGCTCGTCCTCGAGCAGGGGGAGGTCGGGGAGCCCCTCGCGTGTTCGGGCCACGTCTCGCTGGACATCTGGGACTACGTCCCCGACGGCGCCCGCGAGGAGCTGTTCCAGAACGCCATCCGGGGCGCACGGTTCCACCTCGGCGGCGCCGACTCGACCGCCCACGAGTTCTACCGCGAGGGACCCATCTCGAACGCCATCGACCGGGTCGGGCTGGACCGCACCCTGGCCGAGGCCGCGGCCGAAGCGGGCGCCGACGTCCGCGACCATCATACCGTCACCGCGGTCGACGAGCGCCAGGGCGGGGTGACCGTCACCGCCCGCGGCCCGGACGGCACCGAGCGTCACGAGGCCCGGATGGTCGTCGGCGCGGACGGCCCGCGCTCGCGGGTCCGCGACGAGTGTGGCCTCCCCGAACCGGACGAGTTCCTCCACGGGGTGCTGGGCTTCGACGAGGCCCCCGACGCCCAGGACTTCGTGGACGTCCACCTCACCGTCCCGCGCTTCTTCGCGTGGCGCATCCCGCGCGGCGACGCCGGGGTCGAGTACGGACTCGCGGTCTCGCCCGGCGAGGACGAGCGCGCCCGGTTCGAGGCGCTCTGCGAGGACTACGGTGTCACGCTGGACCGGCGCTGCTCGGGACTCATCCCCGTCGGCCCGCCGAAGCGCGTCACCGGCCGGCGCTCGCTGCTCGTCGGCGACGCCGCCGCACAGACGAAACCGTTCACCGGCGGCGGCATCCTCTACGGGATGCGCGCGGCCGACCACGCCGCCCGCGAGGTCGACCCCGACGCGCCGGGGACGCTGGGCGACTACGAGCGTTCGTGGCGCGACGAGTTGCGCACCGAGCAGCGTCTCGGCCACCTCGTCCGGGCGGGCTACTCGGTCCCCGAACCGCTCCAGCGGGCCGGGCTCCGGGCGTTCTCGGGCGAAATCGGCGTCCACATGGACGAACCCTCGACGCTGTTCTCACGCGAGCAACTGCGGGCGCTGCTCGGCCGATAA
- a CDS encoding PAS domain S-box protein produces the protein MGMRDAAAVGARSDEQLRVLVLVSHGRDRELFAQQLADGYDVVTAAPDEEWPAFDLCLVDSDWYPEVATKLSGRRAAAEPVQLPVLLLLRGQASNTPWLSDALGETVDDVVELPTGKLELDARVASLARDRKMSVALADQRDQLRLFRRVIDEAAVGISIADYRQPDNPLVYVNDRFEEMTGYDAVAAVGRNCRFLQGPETAPEQVAELRRAIDAGESTRVQLLNYRRDGTPFWNRVMVAPVRDEAGTLTHFVGFQEDVTEELERERRYEAILDNAEGFASLLDPDGILIETNAAALDVIDAGREDVVGRRFHETPWFDDETGPVVEDAVDRAADGELVRGELDVPAEEGELTLVFTLKPVTDADGEVDFIVAESRDVTPLKRRERELREEQAVTEAILDAVPDVFYMFDTEGNYVRWNDRFNEVTGCTDETIRELGPFSFIPEAERPRVAGVLGAVAEGQPTATVQTEIVTLDGERIPYEFANARVEVDGELVGYAGIGRDVSDRVERERELEQFEAILQAAPDPVYALDAEGRFTLVNDAMVELLGRDRDALVGSHASVVLSEEQLAEGKEVVEALMGSESGTETLELQVRNADGVLRLLDINITLLTDEDGEVVGRVGVCRDVTDLHQSESRLSVFDRVLRHNLRNKMNIVLARAAGIEAGAGDPESEAEAIRQAGEELLALSDRTREFRHSISPASDTGPVDVAALVRRVAAEYREQTTDATISVSAPDAVWASGHETLEVALDELIENAITHHDSADPTVELRVSVADDRVTIAVADDGPGISELERTALERGHETPLEHATGLGLWFVRWTVTNVGGEIDIHENEPRGSVVRLSLPQADPPPAVSDASQQ, from the coding sequence ATGGGAATGAGAGACGCCGCCGCTGTGGGGGCCCGCTCCGACGAGCAGCTCCGGGTCCTGGTGCTGGTCTCCCACGGGCGCGACCGGGAGCTGTTCGCCCAGCAGCTCGCCGACGGCTACGACGTGGTGACGGCGGCGCCCGACGAGGAGTGGCCGGCGTTCGACCTCTGCCTCGTGGACTCGGACTGGTACCCGGAGGTGGCGACGAAGCTGAGCGGCCGGCGGGCCGCGGCCGAACCGGTCCAGCTCCCGGTCCTGCTCTTGCTCCGTGGCCAGGCCAGCAACACGCCGTGGCTGTCCGACGCGCTGGGCGAGACCGTCGACGACGTGGTCGAACTTCCGACGGGCAAGCTCGAACTCGACGCCCGGGTCGCCTCGCTCGCTCGCGACCGCAAGATGTCCGTCGCACTGGCGGACCAGCGCGACCAGCTCCGGCTGTTCCGACGGGTCATCGACGAGGCCGCCGTCGGCATCTCCATCGCCGACTACCGGCAGCCGGACAACCCGCTCGTCTACGTCAACGACCGGTTCGAGGAGATGACGGGCTACGACGCCGTAGCAGCGGTCGGTCGGAACTGCCGCTTCCTGCAGGGCCCCGAGACGGCCCCCGAGCAGGTCGCCGAACTCCGGCGAGCCATCGACGCCGGCGAGTCGACCAGGGTCCAGCTCCTGAACTACCGACGGGACGGAACGCCGTTCTGGAACCGTGTCATGGTCGCCCCCGTCCGGGACGAGGCGGGGACCCTCACACACTTCGTCGGCTTCCAGGAGGACGTGACCGAGGAGCTGGAACGGGAGCGCCGCTACGAGGCCATCCTCGACAACGCCGAGGGATTCGCCAGCTTGCTCGACCCCGACGGCATCCTCATCGAGACCAACGCCGCCGCACTCGATGTCATCGACGCCGGACGCGAGGACGTGGTCGGTCGTCGGTTCCACGAGACGCCGTGGTTCGACGACGAGACGGGACCGGTGGTCGAGGACGCCGTCGACCGCGCCGCCGACGGGGAGCTGGTCCGGGGCGAGCTGGATGTCCCCGCCGAGGAGGGCGAGCTGACGCTGGTGTTCACGCTCAAACCCGTGACCGACGCCGACGGGGAGGTGGATTTCATCGTCGCCGAGAGTCGCGATGTCACGCCGCTGAAGCGACGCGAACGCGAACTCCGCGAGGAGCAGGCCGTCACGGAAGCCATCCTCGACGCGGTGCCCGACGTGTTCTACATGTTCGACACCGAGGGGAACTACGTCCGCTGGAACGACCGGTTCAACGAGGTGACCGGCTGCACGGACGAGACCATCCGTGAACTCGGCCCGTTCTCGTTCATCCCCGAGGCCGAGCGGCCGCGGGTCGCCGGGGTTCTGGGGGCGGTCGCGGAGGGCCAGCCGACCGCGACCGTCCAGACGGAGATCGTCACGCTCGATGGCGAGCGCATCCCCTACGAGTTCGCCAACGCCCGCGTCGAGGTGGACGGGGAACTGGTCGGCTACGCCGGCATCGGTCGCGACGTCTCCGACCGGGTCGAGCGCGAGCGCGAACTGGAGCAGTTCGAGGCCATCCTGCAGGCCGCGCCGGACCCGGTGTACGCGCTGGATGCCGAAGGCCGGTTCACGCTCGTCAACGACGCGATGGTGGAGTTGCTCGGTCGCGACCGCGATGCCCTCGTCGGCTCGCACGCCTCGGTGGTCCTGTCAGAGGAACAGCTGGCGGAAGGGAAGGAGGTCGTGGAGGCGCTCATGGGGTCCGAAAGCGGAACCGAGACGCTGGAGCTACAGGTCCGAAACGCCGATGGCGTCCTTCGATTGCTCGATATCAACATCACCCTCCTCACCGACGAGGACGGCGAGGTCGTCGGCCGAGTGGGGGTCTGCCGGGACGTGACGGACCTCCACCAGAGCGAGAGTCGCCTCTCCGTGTTCGACCGCGTCCTGCGGCACAACCTCCGCAACAAGATGAACATCGTGCTGGCACGGGCCGCGGGCATCGAAGCCGGGGCCGGGGACCCCGAGAGCGAGGCCGAGGCCATCCGACAGGCGGGTGAGGAACTCCTGGCGCTCAGCGACCGGACGCGGGAGTTCCGCCACAGCATCTCGCCCGCCAGTGACACCGGACCCGTCGACGTGGCCGCGCTCGTCCGGCGTGTCGCCGCCGAGTACCGCGAGCAGACGACCGACGCCACTATCTCGGTCTCGGCCCCCGATGCGGTGTGGGCCAGCGGTCACGAGACGCTGGAGGTCGCGCTCGACGAACTGATCGAGAACGCTATCACCCACCACGACAGTGCTGACCCCACCGTCGAACTTCGGGTATCGGTCGCGGACGACCGCGTCACCATCGCCGTGGCCGACGACGGACCGGGCATCAGCGAACTGGAGCGGACCGCGCTCGAACGTGGCCACGAGACGCCGCTGGAACACGCCACCGGGCTCGGCCTCTGGTTCGTCCGCTGGACGGTCACGAACGTCGGCGGCGAGATCGACATCCACGAGAACGAGCCACGGGGGAGCGTCGTCCGGCTATCGTTGCCGCAGGCGGACCCGCCACCTGCAGTGTCGGACGCCTCGCAGCAGTGA
- a CDS encoding ATPase domain-containing protein, producing MSGPESSSRVPTGISGLDELICGGLPGGRAYILRGGPGTGKTIVALHFLTAGVEAGDDPLFVAFEEPAADLRQNAAGLGFDLDGVEILDLSPSADRFLEDRSYTAFEPSEVEGHEPAERIVEAVRERDPKRVVIDPLTGFRLLAPDNYQFRQEMASLTAFLKNRDVTALYTTQPTPNSPDDDLQFLGDGILTLSRSDTGRRIEVEKLRGSDFRGGSHALRIRSDGIHVFPSLVPGDYDREFTRDTISSGIDELDQLLGGGFERGTVSVITGPSGVGKTTTGTHFMKEAAARGERSTIYLFEEATEQFTYRSEAIDIPVGQMMSEGNLGVEEIEPMDLTADEFAHQVRMDVEENGTEVVMIDGTAGYRLSLRDEDGLLEQLHSLCRYLRNVGVTVILIEEQQSVAGEFSATQENISYLADSILFLRYMELDGEIQKSIGVLKKRLGGFERTVRELEIGEDGLHVGDPMTDLRGILTGTPERVDESDD from the coding sequence ATGTCCGGACCGGAATCTTCCAGCCGGGTCCCGACCGGTATCTCGGGGCTCGACGAACTCATCTGCGGGGGGCTTCCCGGGGGACGGGCCTACATCCTCCGAGGCGGCCCTGGCACAGGCAAGACCATCGTGGCGCTCCACTTCCTGACCGCGGGCGTCGAGGCGGGCGACGACCCGCTGTTCGTCGCGTTCGAGGAGCCGGCCGCCGACCTCCGGCAGAACGCGGCCGGGCTGGGGTTCGACCTCGACGGCGTGGAGATTCTCGACCTGAGCCCGAGCGCCGACCGGTTCCTCGAGGACCGGAGCTACACCGCCTTCGAGCCCTCCGAGGTCGAGGGCCACGAGCCCGCAGAACGTATCGTCGAGGCGGTCCGGGAGCGTGACCCGAAGCGCGTCGTCATCGACCCGCTGACCGGCTTCCGGCTGCTCGCGCCCGACAACTACCAGTTCCGTCAGGAGATGGCCTCTCTTACGGCGTTTCTGAAGAACCGGGACGTCACCGCGCTGTACACCACACAGCCGACACCGAACAGTCCCGACGACGACCTCCAGTTCCTCGGCGACGGGATTCTCACGCTCTCGCGGAGCGACACCGGCCGGCGCATCGAGGTGGAGAAGCTCCGCGGGTCGGATTTCCGCGGCGGCTCGCACGCCCTCCGTATCCGGAGCGATGGTATCCACGTCTTCCCGTCGCTGGTGCCCGGCGACTACGACCGCGAGTTCACCCGGGACACCATCTCCTCGGGCATCGACGAGCTCGACCAGCTCCTCGGCGGCGGCTTCGAGCGCGGGACGGTGAGCGTCATCACGGGCCCGTCGGGTGTGGGGAAGACGACCACCGGGACCCACTTCATGAAGGAGGCCGCCGCCCGTGGCGAGCGCTCGACCATCTACCTGTTCGAGGAGGCCACCGAGCAGTTCACGTACCGGTCGGAGGCCATCGACATCCCGGTGGGCCAGATGATGTCGGAGGGGAATCTCGGCGTCGAGGAGATCGAGCCGATGGACCTCACCGCCGACGAGTTCGCCCATCAGGTCCGGATGGACGTCGAGGAGAACGGGACGGAGGTGGTGATGATAGACGGGACCGCCGGCTACCGGCTCTCGCTCCGTGACGAGGACGGCCTGCTCGAGCAGCTCCACAGCCTCTGTCGGTACCTCCGGAACGTCGGTGTCACCGTCATCCTCATCGAGGAGCAACAGTCCGTCGCCGGGGAGTTCTCGGCGACACAGGAGAACATCAGCTATCTCGCGGACAGCATCCTGTTCCTGCGCTACATGGAGCTGGACGGCGAAATCCAGAAGTCGATTGGTGTGCTGAAGAAGCGTCTCGGTGGCTTCGAACGGACGGTCCGCGAACTGGAGATCGGCGAGGACGGGCTGCACGTCGGGGACCCGATGACCGACCTCCGGGGCATCCTCACGGGCACCCCCGAGCGGGTCGACGAGTCGGACGACTGA
- a CDS encoding WD40/YVTN/BNR-like repeat-containing protein, with amino-acid sequence MDALLVLDDRLLVVDLDTGEAAAFLEGRTLECLAVTTGAVVVGTFDDGLWRAERGDDGPGPFERVAPETLPERVTALAIAPSDPEVVFLGAEPSAVYRSEDGGERWRACAPLTDLPSADEWSFPPRPDTHHVRTLAVHPADPARLTVGIEAGALVRSEDGGRGWTERPPGSRRDNHALATHPDAPDRVYAAAGDGYAESHDAGATWDHPTTGLGHGYVWGLAVDPGDPDRRYVSAAHGAYAAHRVENADAHVYRREGAGEWQRFDGETLGAGVPVGEGVCRAVLAAPAPDELVVLHNRGLFRSTDAGASFEQVLAGEWGVPRAISVI; translated from the coding sequence ATGGACGCACTCCTCGTGCTGGACGACCGGCTGCTCGTCGTCGACCTCGACACCGGCGAGGCGGCCGCCTTCCTCGAGGGTCGCACCCTGGAGTGTCTGGCCGTGACCACCGGAGCGGTCGTCGTGGGAACGTTCGACGACGGCCTGTGGCGGGCCGAGCGAGGCGACGATGGCCCCGGTCCCTTCGAGCGCGTCGCGCCCGAGACGCTCCCCGAGCGCGTGACCGCGCTCGCCATCGCGCCGAGCGACCCCGAGGTCGTCTTCCTCGGTGCCGAACCGAGCGCCGTGTATCGCTCCGAGGACGGCGGGGAGAGGTGGCGTGCGTGTGCGCCGCTGACCGACCTGCCCTCGGCCGACGAGTGGTCGTTCCCGCCACGGCCGGACACTCACCACGTCCGGACGCTCGCGGTCCACCCTGCGGACCCGGCACGGCTCACAGTGGGTATCGAAGCCGGCGCGCTCGTCCGGAGCGAGGACGGGGGTCGGGGCTGGACCGAGCGCCCACCGGGGTCCCGCCGGGACAACCACGCGCTCGCGACGCACCCGGACGCGCCCGACCGGGTGTACGCGGCCGCAGGGGACGGCTACGCCGAGTCACACGACGCGGGCGCGACCTGGGACCACCCGACCACCGGGCTCGGGCACGGCTACGTCTGGGGACTGGCCGTCGACCCCGGGGACCCGGACCGTCGCTACGTCTCGGCGGCCCACGGCGCGTACGCGGCACATCGGGTCGAGAACGCCGACGCCCACGTCTACCGACGCGAGGGAGCCGGGGAGTGGCAGCGCTTCGACGGGGAGACGCTCGGCGCGGGGGTGCCCGTCGGGGAGGGCGTGTGCCGGGCAGTGCTGGCGGCACCCGCACCGGACGAGCTCGTGGTGCTGCACAACCGTGGGCTGTTCCGGTCGACGGATGCAGGAGCGTCGTTCGAGCAGGTACTGGCGGGGGAGTGGGGCGTTCCGAGAGCAATCAGCGTAATATAG